From the genome of Solanum lycopersicum chromosome 7, SLM_r2.1:
TGATTATAGCGTTGACCATTTATAAGTGATTTTCATATTAgttttaaatgttcttttaatatgtattctctttttattccttttaagttaaatatattctctatttatataaAGAAGTTCGTGTCTAGATTATAATTAACTAGATATTACTTATATAgactttatatatttattggcGTAGAACatgtataatattatatttcttattttcaaatgaaattaaaaattatctcaaatgatattagatattttattatatgtcaAATTATTTGACAGATATGTTAAATGACTATGCATGCAtttataattagtttattattcataaattagtATCTGTTTCAGGTACTTCTTATCCCCTCACCCCCATCtttcttactttttaaataCTCATTTGTTtgagtcaaaaaaatattttatgacttCTAACCGTATTTATGTTGCGATTCAATATATGTATCGATTTGAAAGATTTACTAATATTAGCTTATGAATTACACGTATATTTAcctttttatgtatattttattttttaagttatgaCATATAGCAAATCCAACAATATATGTACCACTTTACAATTTATTGATTGTAGTACAAAATGTATATTAagtagtttaaaataaatgtgcaacatatatatatatatatatatatatatatatatatatatatatatatatatatatatatattaaatttatgtgtTTATGAGGAAAAAAATACCATGTAAGAAATTCAAATTGCATAAATCATGGAAAAGTCTTCCAATCCATATTTTGTCAATCAATCATCCTATAAAAGTCCACAAATTTGACTAATTGGGACAAACACTTTTGTTAGTTGTGGAAAATCCATCAAATGTATACCCCATGTTGtcgttgatatatatatatatatatatatatatatatatatatatatataattgattgaCAAAATATGGATTGGAAGACTTTTCCATGATTTTGGCAGTGAGAATGCAATTTGAATTTCTTACATGGTATTTTTTTCCTCataaacacaaaaatttaataagttGTGAAAACTATCCGACTTTCATCAATTCTTATATAATCTTATCAAATGAGCAAATCAAATTCCATAAATAAGATATTGAATATTCTTATATTGAATATTCTAAGGTGTAACATTAATAAATCACATATCTCCATattctttaataaataaatacacataattttataaagattcACTAGTCAACAATAGTAGTACTTAGTTATTATTTAATACCCTTCACAATGGTACAAACAATTTCTTCATGACAAGCatgacattttttttgaataatttaaaatggttggtcttttttcttatacaatatataatttaatgggttcagtttcatattttttttaaaaaataaattgaaagcaCAATTTGgaatgacataatacatatatttgaccataaatttggcttcaaattttaactttgaccttcaactttcataatACACAAGCAGACACTTTAATTATCcaacttttatataaataaacacatgagtcctacatgacataatacacgTAAGACACCCCATATGACAAAAAATGATACGttatgacatgtaggacatgtgtgtctatttgttcaactttatacaagtttaagtgtctacttgtgcacacccaaaattgaaggacataaatgtgATTCGAAACCCATTTaaaggacatatttatgtattatgtcatttGGAATTCGAAATCATTGTTTTTGAAGAATTTAGGATTTGATTTCAAATCATGATCCTTCAAATACTGATTTGGAATCATGACTACATATCTCATGATTTGCGCCCTGAAAGTAGGGGTGACAATTTCATCTCATATTAATAAAAGGTACATAAATGTGACatttaacttgacttcaaatcacatttatgcccttcaattttggatgtgcacaaattGACACTTAAActatataaagttgaacaaatagacacatgtCCTGCATttcacatgtcattttttgtcctacgtggtgtctcatgtgtttatttatttaaaagttggatagttaaagtgtctgtgcattatgaaagttgaaggtcaaagttaaaatttaaagcaaAGTTTAGGgtcaaatatatgtattatacctTGATAAAATGAATCCATTTTGATCATATTTAATGGCTTCGATCACTCATATTTTAATTGGTTAAATATGAGTTTCAAACTATTTTAAGAGTCTCTACAAATATGgtcaaaattgattaaatatggATATTCATATTTGACCCATAATAGATCACTTATTTTCACTTTCACTTTCacacaatataataattgtgctaaaaaataaaaaatttaatattagtttttcagaaacaaatatttttaaaaatttaatttgagagTAGATTGATGGAAGTGTGGGGGAGGTAGGGGgtaaaaaagaatttcttttttgaaaaaacagttgtttctttttgttttgaaaaacaaaaaaaatttaggagTAGGTTGTTGGAAGATGGGGGAGGGGGGTCTAGGGGGTgcggtggggtgggggtggggggcgCCCAAGGGGTGGGGGTTCCCCAGGGAGGGGgtaattgcttttttttttttttgaaaaacaattttttaaaaataggttGAAACCATTTCACCAAACATATTTGACCAAATCCATATTTGCCCATATTTTATTTGGATGGATTATAATCCAAACTATTTTTGCTCAATTCATATTCAATCCATTCAAATCCGATCTGATCCAACCATTTGTCACCCTACCTAAAAGAACTTATGTCCCACTAAAAATAAACTCGATTGcggaggaaaaaaataaataaaaatcaacccatttgaagaaaaaaaagtacaatTAAAGGAAGTCAGTATTGTCCTCCACCAAAATgttaaacaagaaaaataggagATTTGAGATGGAGCAAAAACcatatcaaaaactaaaaaacttTGATAACATTAACCAAACTGCAGTTAATGTTTGAATTCGAACAATGACTTCCGCGATCTCACAACAATTTAGTATATTGATCATTCAAATGATGTATCTCGATCAACGTACAACACCAATGTCGTAAAATATCATCTTAAAGTTTGCGCATAAGCAGAGGAGCGCCATACTGAGGATGAATAGTCACTACTGCAAATGGAGCATGTGTATATGATGGTGAGAGTTCGAAAGAGAACTTCTGTAGTATCATTGCTATCGCCGTCTTTGCTTCCATCATTGCAAAGTTTTGCCCGATGCAAATTCGAGGTCCCCAGCCAAATGGAATAAACGAAACTTGTCCTTTTGTTGCCTTTGACACTCCTTCACTGAATCGTTCTGGTTTGAATTCCTTCGCGTCTTCACCCCATAATTCCTTGTTATAATGTACTAGGATTGCGGGTATAATGAGTTGCACTCCGGCTGGTAAATTGAGCTCCCCCAATTTCACTTCCTCTTCAGACCTTCTACCAAATGATGGCAATGGAGGGAATAGCCTTAACGTCTCGTACAAGATCATCattacctaaaaaaaaaaaaaaaaaacgctGCAAGTCAATTTCAACACTTAATCTTTCATATTGGATTCGAGTAATATGCCCAATAAGTCATCTTTACTAGTATACCCTCCTTCGATTGCTCTCAATCTTTTGTCAATGATACGCCTAATTGTCGTTTGTATTTCCTTTTCGATTTTCAGCAttcttttgttcatttttgtAGGCAAGAACCTATATAAACAAACTTActcaaattaaaagaaacatctatagtaaaaaaaatgttaaggaTCAGATGTTTCATATTGAATTACAGAGAGATTTTGCAAGCAGAAAAGAAAGTATCGAACGTGGAAATGTGATGTACATAAATAGTTGTACCTTGATCCTGGTATATGAATTGAACGCGCTATTCTGATCACATACTCACCTTGTTCGCTCTGAAGTTCAAATACTGTTCTTCCTTCTTCATAGCTACTCCCAAATGATGTACGAGATATGACTTCACTAGTCATTATTTGAAGGTCTGGCCATACATCGAGTTCGAATGATGTTCCCTTTAGAACAATTTCTTCTCATTTGCTTAGCATTTTACTACAACTCACATAAAATGCTGGCAGCATATGCtgtaaacaaaagaaaaaacgaACAACTATAAATGGATTTCTTAATGTTTAAGGCATCTCAATAAACAATACTAAGTCGCGTGGAAATTTACCattttttctaaattctaaATTCGGTTCTCCCTATTATTCAATTAGTTGTCTTACTTCCGTTCTAAGTCAGTTTAAAAAGAACGCTACTTTCTATATATAGTAATTCTTTAATTCTGATATCTCACGTGGCAGGTTTCAGACTACAAGATTTAAAGCATATTCCGGTACAATATACACATATTTAGTTTAAGACTACAAGAATCAAAAGTCTTAATTTCTTTAATCACGTCTCTAAACAATCaaactacaacaacaataactCACCCACTGTGCAATTCCTACCAGGGTGGTGGGTCAGAGCGGATTCCCTTGCTTTAGGGCAGGAATAGCGGAATGGCAGGATAATGTATACACAGAAACTTACACCTACCTAGCGAAGGTTGAGAGGTTGTTTCAaaagacgtgattttccttccctggaacttggaaaccatccggctgagtcatgtatatctcttcctccaactctccatgtagaaacgttgtcttcacatcaagttgttcaagctccagattctgatgtgtaactatcgctagtaacactcggatggaagtatgtctgaccacttgTGAGAAGAtatcattgtagtccactccctctctttggttgaaacctctggcaacaaccctggctttatacttgactccttctgctggtgatatcccttccttcttcttgaaaacccatttgcaagtaataatctttctccccgaaggctgtatgagcagatcccatgtctgattcttgtatagggactccatctcatctcccatagcagcaaaccatttttcagaatcaggacttaaaatggcttctttgtgagtagacggctcagatgtatctacctcttcagcaacctgcagtgcataacccaccatgtcctcaaaaccatacctcgtaggtggccgaactccaaccctccttggccgatcttgagctatattccgatggatatctgatggcatagattctagaatatcagtttctgtctgtggctcttgatcctcctcttcaggttctttcaaatcgctctcgttctgaatgacttgaaactccacctgtttatcaagactcccagtttctgacgtagttgtaggcttcacaatggttctaagcagagaaatttcatcaaagacaacgttcctgctcataataaccctcttttctgctggagaccagattctgaaacctttcactccatctccgtagcccacaaatactccctttttagctcttggttctaacttaccttcactgacgtgatagtaagccgtacaaccaaaagctttcagatttgaataatcagcagcttttcttgaccacatctccataggtgtcttgcactgtatgcctgtgtgtggtccgcggttaatcaagtagcaagttgtactaaccgcttctgcccaaaatcttctatctagcccagcattagagagcatgcaccttgctctctccagaagtgtttgattcatccgctcagctacaccgttctgttgtggtgtatttctgactgtacgatgtcgagcaatcccttcatccttacagaattgatcaaattcagaccagcagaattccagcccattatcagttcgcaacctcttgatcttcttccctgtttaattttccatcaaaattttccactccttgaacttctggaaagcttcacttttatgcttcatcatgtacacccaagtcatccttgagtagtcatcaataatggacacaaaaaatctgcagcctcccaaagactcaacacggcatggaccccaacaatcagaatggatataatcaagtgtgccttttgttctgtgaatggcctttggaaacttgttgcgatatagttttccaaaaacacaatgttcacaaaactctaggctcttaaccttatgaccagcaagaagatcctcctttgacagaatttggatccctctttcacccatatgaccaagtctcatgtgccataacttagtcatatccttctggtgaacttctgacgatgcaacatgggttgaacctgtaaccgtggaaccttgtagaaaatacaaagtaccacgcatgacacctttcagaatcagatttgaacccttccagacccgcaagactccatcttttcccgaccagctgaatcccttgctgtctaaaagactgagagatatcagatttttcgtcatcaatggaacgtgcctgacctcgttcaatgtgcagaagctaccgtcatgtgtccttattttgatcgagcctgtcccaaccaccttgcagacagaactatTGGCCAttgagatgctgcctccgtctatcTGCTCATAAGTcatgaaccactctctcctaggacagatgtgataggatgccccagaatcgagaacccacacatctgaatgatgagtgtgctcatccgcaactagggcaatgttttcttcagaattggtgccTTCTTCAACAACATcagcagacactgattgtttttctgattgcttcttcttcttcggacaatccaatttccaatgtcccttctccttgcagtaattacaaacatcatccggctttgcacccttcgacatcagcttatttttctttccaccgtttttccttccctttccgctactggtgaacagaccggaaggctgtatgtccgtacttgtgccgttagcgtTATGCCGTAATTGCCTGCTATAAAGGGTCGATCTGACTTCTTTcagcgacacagtatctttcccaacaatgaatgattgaacaaaattctcaaacgacattgggagagatactaacagaatcaggacaacatcttcatcctcgatcttcacatcgatattacgcaattctaataacaaagtattcaattgctctaaatgttccctgagttgtgtaccttcagccattcgtaaaccgaatagacgttgtttcagaatcagcttgttggttagagattttgtcatgtacaaactctccagcttcaaccacgaccagcagcagtctcttcatccgagaccttcgtgatgacgtcatccgcgagacacagcatgatcgtcgagtgtgccttttcctccagaatcgccatctcaggagtaacgacgtCGTTCTTGtttttcgacaacggcgcccagaagccttgctgtttcaacaaagcccgcatcttgatctgccataaactgaaactgttcctccctgtgaatttgtcgattttcacgttcaaagcaaaCATCTCgaaattctccaagaacaccgattaaccgagaggctctgataccaatttgttgtgcggaatttgatataatacgagaaaatataaacgcaaaaaacaagacaacagatttacatggttcaccaataaattggctacgtccacgggaagagggggagcagttttattatggagaggcaaaagacagaattacagaatagggtttgccatagcgtctatatatagtgctaagctacgccctaacaggcttgggcccaaaatacataattgacagataattaagggcccaattcaaggcattcaacaggattgatgatttttctgtgtTTGGCCCATTTGTCTCCCTCAACATTTGCTAGACCATAAGCCAATAACTTGGTCATTGGATTGGGATGATTTTGCTTTAGATACACATAATTCTTTGTGAAAATCTCCTTTACATGTTCAGGATCTGTGACCAACACTACTGGATATGTGCCTAGCCACATAAAAGAATTTTTACCTGCgagtaattaatttaatttttggttagaaaaattaaaaaaaaaacttgagtTTTTGCTACTTTCTCTACCTCAATTTATGTGTCGCACCTTTCGTTTAATCAGttcaaaaaataatgatacATTTCATTATTTGAGAAATAGTTAATAACTCTATCAACATTTTATCCACGTTGGATCACACTTATTTGGCAAAAAACCCACAAAAGATGTTCGacatttcttaaattttatatccaGTCAAACTACACCACACAAATTAGAACAAAGGGGAGTATGATTTATTgcattttccataaataaatttcaacaaCAAAATCACTAATGAAAGCAAATAAAAAAAGGCATATTACATTTCTTCAGCTTGACTTCAACTGACATctatgtccttcaactttgggtgtgtacaagtaaacttgtataaaattaacaatagACACATTCATCTTACGTGGCAtcctacatgacaattttgTGTCATACATGGTGTCCTATGTGTGTTATACCACGTAGGACGTGTGCgcttatttgtttaattttatacaagtttaggtGTCTCAGtatgcacacccaaagttgaacGACATAGAAACATACCATGCATGTTTAAGTGTCTCGTCCTGCATGACAATTTTGTGTCATTCAGCTGAATTCGTTCATCCATTTTACCAAACAGTTGATACACATTACTAAACACAGAAACATACCATTTTTGTTGATGGAATCAAGGAAAAAGGGGATGAGCCTTTGAGCTATATCGTCGGAGAAATTGATCAGCTTAGATTTGGCTTCAATGACACTTTCTTTGAATTCCTTCAAATCTTCATAGAGAAATTTGTATGGATTTCCCTTAAGACCACTCTTTCTCAAGTATTTCTCACTTTGGCTTAAACCATGCCCAATTCAACACTTTCCATATGTATACCAACAAAATTGCAACACAAATTGTTGTTATCATGCTTCTCATCATCTCCATTTTAACAAGTAACAACTCTAcgaaaaagaattttaaatctCATGACCTGCTTCCTCTCAATTAACCTCATATgatttatatacataaaatttcactaaaatttcGAATGATGGTACACACTATACTATATAGTACTATAAATAGTAAGTAAATGAATGAAAGTCAAATGCAAGTAGTTATAGAACTATGTGTGTgactttcatttattttcttactAATTATAGCACTATGTAGTAGTGAATTAAACATTCAATTTCTTATTTTAGACACTTTTGTTGAAAAATACCAATTGAAGTGGTAACATTAGAATAGTCTAACTTCACAATACAAtgtgttgaatgccttgaatcgggcccttaattttctgttgattctgtatgttgggcccaagcctgttagggcgtagcttagcactatatatagacgctatgggaaaccctattctgtaattctgtttttgcctctccataataaaactgctccctctcttcccgtggacgtagccaatttgttggtgaaccacgtaaatctgttgtcttatttttcgcgtttatattttctcgtattatctcaaattccgcacaacaaattggtatcagagcctctcgg
Proteins encoded in this window:
- the LOC112940051 gene encoding cytochrome P450 CYP72A219-like; the protein is MTSEVISRTSFGSSYEEGRTVFELQSEQGEYVIRIARSIHIPGSRFLPTKMNKRMLKIEKEIQTTIRRIIDKRLRAIEGG